One stretch of Nicotiana tabacum cultivar K326 chromosome 18, ASM71507v2, whole genome shotgun sequence DNA includes these proteins:
- the LOC107797747 gene encoding uncharacterized protein LOC107797747 produces MGDLHSIAYSNTSCSSLGGWDFHDLQVFNTPFMENTPPFLSNLDSDFSSGYLQDALFKFSSKRRRLLLFDDNENYQTKDSNNSIKNLWSSNMDQQFSEDYDSFSQITKCDSFSGDPPMSKMSEEYSNITTDVKRTEEEAISASHETNYYSSASSHHQKVNTQHSNSDKEALPQYTMHPSFPTGGSDQKRSKKRMTAKVVYPFGVVKPGGQEGDVTLNDINERILMRPTRPVRHPVGDFACRPTVSPTGPGLSGKTVVALTKIHTQGRGTITIIRTRG; encoded by the exons ATGGGTGACCTTCACTCCATTGCTTACAGCAACACTAGCTGCTCTTCCCTAGGAGGTTGGGATTTCCATGACCTTCAAGTTTTCAACACTCCAT TTATGGAAAACACTCCACCATTTCTGTCCAATCTTGATTCTGACTTCTCCAGTGGCTATCTTCAAGATGCTTTATTCAAATTCAGTTCTAAAAGAAGACGTTTGTTATTGTTTGATGATAATGAGAATTATCAAACTAAAGATTCAAACAATTCCATAAAG AATTTGTGGAGTTCCAACATGGACCAACAATTTTCTGAGGATTATGATTCCTTTAGCCAGATAACTAAGTGTGATAGCTTTTCGG GGGATCCTCCTATGAGCAAAATGAGTGAGGAATATTCCAATATTACAACAGATGTGAAAAGAACAGAGGAGGAAGCCATCTCAGCTTCTCATGAAACTAACTATTATTCTTCAGCATCATCTCATCATCAAAAAGTCAACACTCAACACTCCAATTCTGATAAAGAAGCCCTACCACAATATACCATGCACCCAAGTTTTCCTACTg GAGGAAGTGATCAAAAGAGATCAAAGAAAAGGATGACAGCAAAAGTGGTGTATCCATTTGGCGTAGTGAAGCCAGGAGGACAGGAAGGGGACGTGACGTTAAACGACATCAACGAGAGAATTCTGATGAGGCCGACCCGACCAGTAAGGCATCCGGTCGGAGATTTCGCCTGTCGGCCAACAGTATCTCCGACCGGACCGGGGTTGTCCGGCAAGACTGTGGTGGCACTCACTAAAATTCATACCCAAGGGAGAGGGACAATCACAATTATAAGGACTCGAGGTTGA